Genomic segment of bacterium:
AGTTGCTGACGGTGCCCGAGGCGGCCAACCGTCTCGCCCTGCTCCAGAGCGGTGACGTGGACATCGCCCTCGATCTGTCCGTACAGCAGTTGGCTACCGCAGCAACTTCGGACGGTGTGAAGGTTCTGTCGGTTCCCGACCGGAACGGGATCAACGTCCTGCTGAACAACCAGGCTCCGCCGTTCGACAACGTGACCCTGCGGAAGGCGATGTCCTACGCGGTCGACTACAACGCGATCGTCAACGGCGTCCTGAATGGCCAGGCAGTCCCGAGCCAAGGACCTATCTCGGTGAATTCCAGGTTCTTCGACCTATACAACCTGGAGGACGCGTGGATCTACGAGCACGATCCCGACAGGGCTCGGCAGCTCATGGCGGAAGCCGGCTATCCCGACGGGTTTGAGTTCGAGATGGTCATCCGCCAGAACGTCCCGCTCGACGAGGCGGTCGCCACGAACCTCAAGGCGCAATTCTCCGACCTCGGGATTGACATGAGCATCCGTCCTGTCACCGGGGCCGAGATGTTCGACCACCTGTTCGGTCTCACCTACGGAGGTATGGCCTTCCGGGGCGGTCTCCTCGACTACGTCGATGACCCCTACTACCAGTTCTTCCTGTGGTGGGATTCGCAGGATGCAGCGATCAACTGGACCGGTTTCGTGGACCCGCGGATCGATGAGATCCTCGACGAAACGGCTTCGGTCGTCTCGGATCCGGGACGGCGCGAGCCTTATCGGGAGGCAGTGACCCGATTGGTCGATGCAGCACCGATGCTGTGGCTTGCCAATGCCAACTACACGCTGGCGATGCGTGAAGACATCGGCGGGTTCACGCTCCATCCCGACGGGCTTCTCTGGTTCGCGACCCTGAATCGGTCCGGCTAGTCCATCGGTAGCAACTACGCAGATCGGGAGGGCGCCGCCTAGGGTGGCCGCCCTCCCGATCGTTCTACCTCCCTGGAGCCACGCATAGAAGCGATACAGGCAACCAGTCAGGAGCGGGAGACCCGCGACCGGCTCTCCGGACTTCGGCGATGGGCCCTGTTCCTGGCCAATCGCGTCGTGGTTCTCGCCGTCGTCCTCCTGGCGGTGGTCATTATCGGCTTCACGATCACCCGGTCCACGGGTACCCCTCTTTACGCCTCGCTCGGAGTGGCGGTGAGCGAGGCGATAATCGAGCAGCGAGCCGAGGAGATGGGCCTCAACGAGCCCATCGTCGTACAGTTCTGGACCTATCTCACTCACCTTCTCCAGGGAGACCTGGGTGTGTCCCGTATTAGCCGCATACCGGTTGCCGAGGACATTGCCCTCAAGCTTCCCGCTACCGCCGAGATGGTCTTCTTCACGCTGATGGTCAGTTTCATCTGGGCCATCCCACTCGGTGTACGGGCAGGACTCAGACCCGACGGAA
This window contains:
- a CDS encoding ABC transporter substrate-binding protein, encoding LLTVPEAANRLALLQSGDVDIALDLSVQQLATAATSDGVKVLSVPDRNGINVLLNNQAPPFDNVTLRKAMSYAVDYNAIVNGVLNGQAVPSQGPISVNSRFFDLYNLEDAWIYEHDPDRARQLMAEAGYPDGFEFEMVIRQNVPLDEAVATNLKAQFSDLGIDMSIRPVTGAEMFDHLFGLTYGGMAFRGGLLDYVDDPYYQFFLWWDSQDAAINWTGFVDPRIDEILDETASVVSDPGRREPYREAVTRLVDAAPMLWLANANYTLAMREDIGGFTLHPDGLLWFATLNRSG